In the Acomys russatus chromosome 13, mAcoRus1.1, whole genome shotgun sequence genome, one interval contains:
- the LOC127196829 gene encoding vomeronasal type-1 receptor 44-like — translation MNEANIVHTNIKIILFSEVSVGISANSILFLFHLCMLIGGNRPKPTDLPIGFLSLTHLMMLITMGLIAEDMFTYQGKWDSTTCQALIYLHRFFRALSLCATCLLNVLWAITLSPRSSCLAKCKHTFPHHTSCTLLFLCIFYMSFSSHFLVSVIATPNLTSESFMYVTQSCSLLPLSYSRQSTFSALVASREAFLISLMALSSGYMVALLCRHRKQARHLHSTSLSPKASPEQRATRTILMLMSFFVVFYILDAVIFHSRVKFKDGSGLYCIQILVSHSYATVSPLVFICTEKHIVKILRSVCGRTVNI, via the coding sequence ATGAATGAAGCCAACATAGTCCACACTAACATAAAAATCATCTTGTTCTCTGAAGTGAGTGTCGGGATCTCAGCCAACagcatccttttcctcttccacctCTGCATGCTTATCGGTGGGAACAGGCCGAAGCCCACTGATCTCCCCATTGGCTTCCTGTCCCTGACCCACCTGATGATGCTCATAACTATGGGACTCATAGCCGAAGACATGTTTACATATCAGGGGAAATGGGATTCCACCACGTGCCAAGCACTTATATATTTGCACAGGTTTTTCAGGGCCCTCTCCCTCTGTGCTACCTGCCTATTGAATGTCCTCTGGGCCATCACCCTCAGCCCTAGAAGCTCCTGTTTAGCAAAGTGTAAACATACATTTCCCCATCACACCTCATGCACTCTTCTTTTCCTATGCATTTTCTACATGTCTTTTAGCAGTCACTTCCTAGTGTCCGTCATTGCCACCCCCAATTTGACCTCAGAGAGCTTCATGTACGTTACTCAGTCTTGCTCACTTCTACCCCTGAGTTACTCCAGGCAAAGCACATTTTCCGCTCTGGTGGCCTCCAGGGAAGCCTTTCTCATCAGTCTCATGGCCCTGTCCAGCGGATACATGGTGGCTCTCTTGtgcagacacaggaagcaggccCGCCATCTTCACAGCACTAGCCTTTCTCCGAAAGCATCCCCGGAGCAAAGGGCCACCCGGACCATCCTGATGCTCATGAGCTTCTTTGTGGTTTTTTACATCTTGGACGCTGTTATCTTCCACTCGAGAGTGAAGTTCAAGGATGGCTCAGGGTTATACTGTATCCAGATCCTTGTGTCCCATAGTTACGCCACTGTCAGCCCTCTTGTGTTTATTTGCACTGAAAAGCATATAGTTAAAATTTTGAGGTCCGTGTGTGGTAGGACAGTAAACATTTGA
- the LOC127196831 gene encoding vomeronasal type-1 receptor 94-like, whose translation MTKSSRLHMNSNIRNTFFSEIGIGISANSFLLLFYILKFMHGHRPRPTDLPIGLSALIHLLMLLTMAFIATDIFISWRGWDDIVCKFLVFLYRFLRGLSLCTTCLLSVLQAIILSPRSSCLAKLKHKSPHHISCALLFLSVFYMFVSSHLLVSIVTAPNLTSNHFMYVTQSCSLLPMSYLMKSTFSTLLAIREAFLISLMVTSTSYMVAVLCRHRKHLHSTNLSPKASPEQRASRTILMLMSFFVLMSILDSIISCSRTMFLNDPTSYYVQLFVAHSYATVSPFVFMSTEKHIVNFLSSMCEKVINI comes from the coding sequence ATGACTAAGAGCAGCCGACTCCACATGAATTCCAACATAAGGAACACCTTTTTCTCCGAAATTGGCATTGGGATCTCAGCCaacagcttccttcttctcttctacaTACTCAAGTTCATGCACGGGCACAGGCCCAGACCCACTGACCTGCCCATTGGTCTCTCGGCCCTAATCCACCTGCTGATGCTGCTCACCATGGCATTCATAGCCACGGACATTTTCATTTCTTGGAGGGGATGGGATGACATCGTATGTAAATTCCTTGTCTTCCTGTACAGATTTTTGAGGGGCCTCTCCCTTTGTACCACCTGCCTGTTGAGTGTCCTCCAGGCCATCATCCTCAGCCCCAGAAGTTCCTGTTTAGCAAAGCTCAAGCATAAATCTCCTCATCACATTTCATGTGCCCTTCTCTTTCTGAGTGTCTTCTATATGTTCGTCAGCAGTCACCTCTTAGTGTCGATTGTCACCGCACCTAACCTGACTTCGAATCACTTCATGTATGTCACTCAGTCCTGCTCTCTCCTACCCATGAGTTACCTCATGAAAAGCACGTTTTCTACGCTGTTGGCCATCAGGGAAGCCTTTCTTATTAGTCTCATGGTCACCTCGACTTCGTACATGGTGGCTGTGTTGTGCAGGCACAGGAAGCATCTTCACAGCACCAACCTTTCTCCAAAAGCATCCCCAGAGCAAAGGGCCAGCAGGACCATCCTGATGCTCATGAGCTTCTTTGTGCTGATGTCCATCTTGGACAGCATTATCTCCTGCTCAAGAACCATGTTCCTGAATGATCCAACATCTTACTATGTCCAACTCTTTGTGGCCCACAGCTATGCCACAGTCAGCCCTTTTGTGTTCATGAGCACTGAGAAACATATAGTTAACTTTTTGAGTTCTATGTGTGAGAAGGTGATAAATATTTGA
- the LOC127196980 gene encoding vomeronasal type-1 receptor 54-like has protein sequence MNKISELSGYTKIRNTLYSEAAIGISGNSFLLLFHIFMFIHGQRPRLTDPLIRLLSLIHILMLLVMSLVATDIFMLWKRWDDTTCKFVFFLYRLLRSLSLCATSMLSILQAITLSPRSSCLAKFKHKSPYHMLGYLLFLSIFFSSISSPLLTYITAAPNLTLPTFTYITQSCCLLPMSYSVRYTFFILLTSRDAIFVVFMVLASVYMVTFLRRHKKQSQLLHSASLSLKPFAEQRATQSILWLMSFFVVMYTVDSVISYLRSTDDGLTLHCVHILTAHGYATVSPFLVLSTEKHIIYIFRSLFGRMVNVILLWDG, from the coding sequence atgaataaaatcagtgAACTGTCCGGTTACACTAAGATAAGAAACACTCTTTATTCTGAGGCTGCAATTGGGATCTCAGGCaacagcttccttcttctcttccacaTCTTCATGTTCATTCATGGCCAGAGGCCCAGACTCACTGATCCACTCATCAGGCTCTTGTCCCTAATCCACATACTGATGCTGCTAGTCATGAGTTTAGTAGCTACAGACATTTTTATGCTATGGAAGAGATGGGATGACACCACGTgcaaatttgttttcttcttgtacaGACTTCTTAGGAGCCTCTCTCTTTGTGCCACTAGCATGCTCAGCATCCTCCAGGCCATCACCCTCAGTCCCAGGAGCTCCTGTCTAGCAAAGTTCAAACATAAATCTCCATACCATATGCTAGGTTACCTTCTTTTCCTGAGCATCTTCTTTTCATCCATTAGCAGTCCCCTCTTAACATACATAACTGCCGCCCCTAATTTGACTTTACCTACTTTTACATATATCACTCAATCTTGCTGTCTTCTGCCCATGAGTTACTCTGTCCGCTACACGTTTTTTATACTGTTGACCTCCAGGGATGCCATCTTTGTAGTTTTCATGGTCCTCGCCAGTGTGTACATGGTGACTTTCCTACGCAGACATAAGAAACAGTCCCAGCTTCTCCACAGTGCCAGCCTTTCCCTCAAACCTTTTGCAGAGCAAAGAGCCACGCAGAGCATCCTGTGGCTCATGAGTTTCTTCGTGGTGATGTACACCGTGGACAGCGTCATCTCCTACTTAAGGAGTACAGATGATGGTCTCACTTTGCATTGTGTCCACATTCTCACAGCCCATGGCTACGCCACAGTCAGTCCTTTTCTGGTCCTCAGTACTGAAAAGcatataatttacattttcagaTCCCTATTTGGAAGGATGGTGAACGTCATATTACTCTGGGATGGATAA